One Engystomops pustulosus chromosome 11, aEngPut4.maternal, whole genome shotgun sequence DNA window includes the following coding sequences:
- the LOC140106166 gene encoding histone H2A.J-like: MSGRGKQGGKVRAKAKTRSSRAGLQFPVGRVHRLLRKGNYAERVGAGAPVYLAAVLEYLTAEILELAGNAARDNKKTRIIPRHLQLAVRNDEELNKLLGRVTIAQGGVLPNIQAVLLPKKTGGAAPTTSKGGKKSSQQSQEY; the protein is encoded by the coding sequence ATGTCTGGACGCGGTAAACAAGGAGGCAAGGTCCGTGCCAAGGCGAAGACCCGCTCATCCCGGGCTGGGCTGCAGTTCCCGGTCGGGCGAGTACATCGACTTTTACGTAAAGGCAACTACGCGGAGAGGGTGGGCGCCGGCGCTCCCGTGTACCTGGCCGCCGTGCTGGAGTACCTCACCGCTGAGATCCTGGAGCTGGCGGGTAACGCGGCCCGGGACAACAAGAAGACCCGCATCATCCCCCGCCACCTGCAGCTGGCCGTGCGCAACGACGAGGAGCTCAACAAGCTGCTGGGAAGAGTGACCATCGCCCAGGGAGGCGTCCTGCCCAACATCCAGGCCGTGCTGCTGCCCAAGAAGACCGGCGGGGCCGCCCCCACCACCAGCAAGGGAGGCAAGAAGAGTTCCCAGCAGTCCCAGGAGTACTAG